Proteins encoded by one window of Microplitis demolitor isolate Queensland-Clemson2020A chromosome 6, iyMicDemo2.1a, whole genome shotgun sequence:
- the LOC128668030 gene encoding uncharacterized protein LOC128668030 — translation MKLSRELNKQFIITDLGELKCYLGINVRRNKAGDFLVSQRKYINKIIENARLTEAKGSNMPMDPGYMKMRDMTPNIFNTTYQKLIGSLLYLSVNTKPDITAPVAILSQHIKDTKQQDWNEIQRIIRYLKNTSEYELLLSDSTATDKQLLGYADVNWAESRTDRKSNSRYLFKFMGGTISWSCKEQD, via the coding sequence ATGAAGCTTAGCAGGGAAttgaataaacaatttataattacagatCTCGGCGAACTAAAGTGCTACTTGGGAATCAATGTGCGCCGCAACAAGGCAGGGGATTTCCTGGTTAGCCAAAGGAAGTACATCAATAAAATCATTGAGAATGCGAGATTAACAGAAGCCAAGGGATCGAATATGCCAATGGATCCTGGATACATGAAAATGAGAGACATGACTCCAAACATATTTAACACCACCTACCAAAAGTTAATTGGATCACTACTGTATTTAAGCGTTAATACGAAACCAGATATAACCGCGCCCGTGGCCATCTTAAGCCAACACATAAAAGATACGAAACAGCAAGATTGGAATGAAATTCAACGTATAATACGTTATCTAAAAAATACTTCCGAGTACGAGCTATTGTTAAGCGATTCGACGGCAACCGATAAACAACTACTGGGATATGCAGACGTGAATTGGGCTGAATCAAGAACCGACAGAAAATCCAACAGCAGGTATCTGTTCAAATTCATGGGCGGCACAATAAGCTGGAGTTGCAAGGAGCAAGATTGA
- the LOC103573894 gene encoding uncharacterized protein LOC103573894 has translation MLERFLKLSALVAKILPTKSQSYKHTPDMVAYSQLHILNDLIALLRSSKEATDEISGEKYVTSSLAIPIWSLLRQVTDQSTPSTALGETVRKTLLEKIDEKLVSFEKNTFLLAAIILDPRFKRLHFTSPIAVSNSITKISNDIRSKHRGRGQRFPVPRPVQATPETGKLSIWCRHEKLINLSMNKAEIPSSGSVPNELKQYSDQPHLDRKSDPIEFWHPQYYPKGLLRL, from the exons ATGCTGGAGCGTTTTCTTAAGTTGTCTGCACTTGTAGCTAAAATATTACCCACAAAAAGTCAATCTTACAAACATACTCCTGACATGGTTGCATATTCGCAACTTCATATACTAAATGACCTTATTGCACTTCTCCGTTCTTCCAAAGAAGCTACTGATGAGATAAGTGGGGAGAAGTATGTAACTTCTAGTTTAGCGATTCCCATCTGGAGTTTATTGCGTCAAGTAACAGATCAGTCAACTCCATCAACCGCTCTAGGGGAAACGGTAAGAAAAACATTACTGgagaaaattgatgaaaaactcgtgtcttttgaaaaaaacaccTTCCTCTTAGCTGCAATAATATTGGACCCTCGGTTTAAGCGTCTGCATTTTACGTCTCCAATAGCTGTCTCAAattcaataacaaaaatcaGCAATGACATTAGATCAAAGCACCGGGGAAGAGGCCAGCGTTTCCCAGTCCCACGACCAGTTCAAGCAACACCAGAAACTGGTAAGTTATCTATTTGGTGTAGGCATGAGAAATTGATTAATCTCAGCATGAATAAAGCAGAAATACCAAGCTCTGGTTCTGTCCCTAATGAGCTGAAGCAATATTCGGACCAACCACATCTGGACAGAAAATCAGACCCAATAGAATTTTGG CATCCTCAGTATTATCCGAAAGGCTTGCTTCGGCTGTAA
- the LOC103578724 gene encoding cyclin-dependent kinase inhibitor 1C-like codes for MNNRENFNEERELIEAQAAADAAIQTYNRLARGRAQYYYQPPFPQANPNYWQLPPPPPPSPPPCLPAGNRGGVSGAANIIVADIPLPVAEAGAQVAAVVPPVAPAPVPPPVPAPAPAVALAPAPAPAPAPAVAPSAVDTFDP; via the exons ATGAACAACAGAGAGAATTTCAACG aagaaAGGGAGCTCATTGAAGCTCAAGCGGCTGCTGATGCAGCCATTCAAACATACAACAGGTTGGCCCGTGGACGTGCCCAATATTATTATCAGCCACCTTTTCCACAGGCCAACCCAAATTACTGGCAGCTAccgccaccaccaccaccatcaCCACCACCGTGCCTGCCAGCTGGAAATAGAGGAGGGGTGTCGGGTGCAGCTAACATAATTGTAGCCGACATACCTCTTCCAGTAGCAGAAGCAGGAGCACAAGTGGCAGCGGTAGTCCCACCAGTAGCTCCAGCACCAGTACCACCTCCAGTACCAGCACCAGCTCCGGCAGTAGCTCTAGCACCAGCTCCAGCTCCAGCACCAGCTCCGGCAGTAGCTCCATCAGCAGTTGATACGTTTGATCCATGA